Below is a window of Nocardia asteroides DNA.
CCGGCGCGGACGGTTCCGTCACCGTAGAGCGCGCGGCGAGCTTGTCAGCCGAGTCATATACCGGCGCAGATGGTTCCGTCATGACCGAGCGCGAGGCGGTGTCGGTCAGAAGCTCGGAGGCAAACTCATCGACGGTGGGTTCGTTCTCGACAGTGCCGGTCTCCTGCGCGGACGGGTTGAGCGCGTCGGACTCGCCGGCTGCCGACGTGGTCGAGGCGTTCGGCTCGGCCACGCGCTCGGAGGTGGGCCCGTCGGCGACGGGAGCGTTCTTCGTGGGTGCCGTACCGAGGACGGCCTCGGCTGCGGGCGTCGGCGCATTCGCGGGTGCCGCGGTCGGGGTGAGCGGAGCGTCGACGGTGTCCGCCGCGGTGGCAGCGGAGGCGGCTGCGGGACTGTCGGTGTGGGCCTGCGCCGCCGCGAAGCCTGGTGTGGCCGGTGCCGACTCGATATCGAGCGCAGGCTGAACAGCCGCGCTGCGAACCGGCGCAGGCCCGATACCGGAAACCACCGGCTCGTCGGACGAAACCCGCTCGGTAGCGGCGTAATTCGCGGTGGACCCCGGCAACTCCACCGACGCCCCTTCGATCAGTACCGCGTATCGCGCCGAAACCCAGGCGTGCAACCAGATCACCACGCCCACCATCACCGGGGCGATGGAGAATTCGGCGGCCCGGCCGTAGGAGCCGCTGGCCAGGTGGGGGCCCGCGTTGAGGGCGACGGTGGTGCCGAGGAGGGCGAGTTCGAAGACGAGGACCTTGCCGCGTTCGAGTTCGCGTCCCCAGCGGGCGGCGGTGGTGGCGGCGACCATGATGGTGATGATCGGGATGGAGATCATCGCCTCGATGCCGAAACTGAGCCAGTACAGCGGATCGCTCATGTCGCCGCTGGGCACCAGGTTGTGCTGGACGTTCACGCCCGCCCACACCATTCCGAGGACGACGACGCCGATCAGCGCCCGCGACGACCATTCCGCCCTGCGGTAGAGCTGGGCGAGTCGCGCGTCAGGGCTGGCGACGCGGCGGCGGGCGGCCAGCGCCTTGCGGTGCCAGCGGGCGTCGGCCTCGTCGGAGCGGCGGATGAGGGCGCCGGTGCGCCGGTCGCGCTGCTCGGCGGCGAGTTCGTCGGCGACGGCGCGGCGCCGCTGTTTGCGGCGCTGGGCGCGGATCCACTCGGCCAGTTCTCGTTCGGCGCGGATCTCGGAGTCGGACAGTGCGTCGTAGAGGGCCGTGTCGTGCTGCAGCGGGAGCTTGCCGCGCGCGGTGGCGACCTGCTGTGCGAGTGCCGTGATCTCGGTGTTCGGCGAGCTGACGGCATCCTCCATCGACCGATCGTCGGACATCTGGCGCCTTCCGGTCACTCGAACATATGGACTATCGAACATATGTGTGATTGCCAGAGAGCGTAAACGCCGTCCGGTCGCCGGTCAACGACAACGGCGCCCGGAAGGGAAACCGGCGGTCCGACACGCCGGGGACAGGTCAGTCGCGTTCGGGGCGCAGTGCTCGTCGCTCGTAGTCGGCGCGCGCCGCCGAGGAACCGACGGCCGCGACCTGATTCGGCACGGTGCGGCGCAACGCGATATCGCGCACGCGCTGCGGGAGCAGGCCGACCAGCCGCAGCAGCGGTCCGACATGCGCGGGCAGGATCACCTCGAACCGCGGCCGCTCCACCACGTCGAGCACGGCGCGTGCCACGTCGGCGGGCTGGAGGAGTTGCGCTGCGCCGGTGGCGGTTCCGGCCGCGAGCTCGGTGTCGACCACGCCCGGCATGATCGCCGACAGCCGCACCCCGCTGCCGCGTAACTCCTCGCGCACCCCGGTGAGATAGCCGAGGACACCGTGTTTGGTTGCGGCATAGGTGGATTCACCGGCGGGGGAGACCTTGGCCGCCACCGAGGCGATGGTGACGATGTGCCCACGTCCACGCGTGCGCATCGCGGGCGCGGCCAGGCGCACGCCCCGGATCACCCCGTGCAGATTCACCGCGATCATCCGGGTGGTCGCCGTGTCGGGTTCGGTGTCGAACGCGCCGACCCACATCACGCCCGCGTTGTTGACTAGTACGTCGATCGGTCCGAGCAGCGCCTCGGTGGTGGCGAGGAAGTCGTGGAAGGAGCGCTCGTCGGTGACGTCGAGTTCGCAGCCGTGCACCGTGCCGGGGAGTTCGCTCGCGGTCGCGCGGGCGGTGGTCCCGGACAGGTCGCCGATGCAGACGCGGGCGCCGGCCTCGGCGAACTGCCGGGCGATCTCGCGTCCGATGCCTGCGGCGCCGCCGGTCACCGCGACGACCCGGCCGGCGTGGGTGCGTTTCATCGACAAAAGCCTTTCGATCCAGCGCGTATACCTTTCTGACATGATGTCATGTCAGAAAATCGTGGCCTAGTATTCCACGCAGTCGCACCAGAAGGACAGGGCTCCGATGACAGAACAGTCCGCCGAGCGCCCGGCGGGTCGGCGGTACTCGGGACGCACCCCCGCCGAGCGGGTGACGCAGCGCCGCGCCGCGCTGCTCGACGCCGCGCTCGAACTGTTCGGCACCCAGGGCTACGCGGCCGGCTCGGTGAAGCAGCTGTGCGGCATCGCGGGCCTGACGGAACGCTATTTCTACGAGTCCTTCCGCGATCGCGAGGACTGCCTGGCCGCGCTGTACGGCGAACTGACCGCCGGCCTGCGGGACCGCACCCTGGCCGCGCTGCAGATCGCCGGCCCCGACCTCGACGACATGATCACCGCGGGCCTAGCCGCCTTCATCGCCTACCTCACCGAGGACCCGCGCCGCGCCCGGGTGGTGCTCATCGAGGTGGTCGGCGTGTCGGCCACGATGGAGGAGCGCAGGCACGGCGTGCTGCGCGACTACGCCGAGCTGGTGGCGGGGTTGTGGGCGTCGGCGCGGGCCCGGCCGCTGCCCGAGCGCAGTCGTCTCACCTGCGTCGCTGTGGTCGGCGGGGTGAACCATCTCCTGGTCGACTGGCTGATGGACGAGCGCACCACCCACCCCGACGACCTGGTCGAGATCTGCGCGAACATCTTCGCCGCCGTCCGCGACGCCACCGACCCCGCCCTGGCGACCGACCGCTGACTCAGCGCAGCGCGGTGTGCCAGACGATGGCGGCGGCGAGGGCGCCCGCGCCGTTGAGCGACCAGTGCAGCGCGATGGGGGCGAGCAGGCTGCCGCTGCGGCGGCGCAGCCAGGTGAAGACGACGCCCGCGGCGGCGGTCGCGGCGACGGCGAGGGTGATGCCGATGACCTGGCCGACGATGCCGCCGCCGACGATCCCGGACAGGCCCTTGTTACCGCTGGTCAGGCCGAGCGAGGACGCGATGTGCCAGAAGCCGAACAACAGCGAGCCCGCCGCGAACAGTCCGCGCACGCCGAGCACCCGGTCGAGGGTGCCGTGCAGCACGCCACGGAATGCGAGTTCCTCGGGGATCACGGTCTGCAGCGGGATGACGATCATCGACGCGATGAGCGCGCCGGAGATCGTGGCGTACCGGTCGGCGAGGAAGAACGGCCGGGTGATCGGCAGCAACGCGCCGATGGCGACCGCGGTGAGCACGATGCCGACCGCGCCGAGCGCGTAGACCGTGCCGCGCCGCCAGTGCCGGGGTGACAGGCCGAGTTCTGCCCAGCCCAGTCCGCGCTTGCGCATCAGCGCCAGCAGCGCGAAGGCCGCCACCGGCACGGTGACGATATTCGCCCACGCGGTGGTGAAATGCGCGATGAGATTCGTCCCGGCGAGGACCACGACGACCACGGCGATATCGATGTACGCGTGCAGCGTGGGCCGGGGTGCGGCGACGGTGGCGGGAACTGGCACCCGACCGAGTGTACGGAAATATCACGAAATGGAAACGGCCGGATGAATGCCGGTCGCCAGGCGAATGTGGGGCCGACCGGGATCCAGGGCGCCGATCAAGATCGAAAATGGGGGCGGTGCTGTGAGCTACTCGACACCGGCCCAGCCGGGCAGGTCGGTCCAGGCCTGGAGACTGCGCGCGGTCTCGAACCGGCGCAATTGCCCGCTGAGCGGATCGGTGAATTCCAGCGACGCGGCCAGCAACTGCAACGGCCGGGTGTAGTCGTCGACCGATTTGTCGGTGACCACCGGATAGAAATCGTCGCCCAGAATCGGCACGCCGAGGCTGTTCATATGCAGCCGCAGCTGATGGGTGCGGCCGGTGTGCGGCCGCAGCCGGTAGCGCCCGAGCCCGTCGCGGTGCTCGACGAGTTCCACCTCGGTCTCGGCATTGGGCTCGCCCGGCACCTCCTGGGCGGCGAGGACCTGCTTCTCCTTGATGATCCGGCTGCGCACGGTGCGCGGCAGCTCGAGCGCCGGATCGTAGGGGGCGATCGCCTCGTATTCCTTGCGCACGGTGCGGCGATGGAACATCGTCTGATAGGCGCCGCGCGCGGCCGGGTTCACCACGAACAGCACCAGTCCCGCCGTCACCCGGTCGAGCCGGTGGGCCGGGATCAGATCCGGCAGGTCGAGTTCGCGGCGCAGCCGCACCAGCGCGGTCTGCAGGATGTGCTGCCCACGGGGGATGGTCGCCAGGAAGTGCGGCTTGTCGACCACCAGGATGTCGTCGTCACGGTGCACGACGCCGATCTCGAACGGCACCTCGATCTCGTTCGGCAGGTCCCGGTGGAACCACACCGCGCCGCCGGGGACGAAGGGCGCGTCCGGGGCGACCGGCCCGTCCAGATCCACGATCTCGCCCGACCGCAGCATCTCGTCGATCCGGGCTGGGTCCACCCGCGGCAGCCGCTCGACCAGGTGCTCGCGCACGGTCGTCCAGTGCCCGTCCTCCGGGAATCGGAGCCGGGCCGGATCGAGGCCGTGCCGCTTGGGCAGCGGCGGCTGCTGCCTGCGTCGCATGGACCCAGTGTCCACGGCGGGTCGGCGCGCTCGCGCCGGCGGCCCCCGATGTCAGGCCGTGCGGGTGGCGAGGCCGGGGTAGTCGACGATCAATCCGGACGGGTCGTAGTCGAGCGTGGCGTGGTAGTCGAAGGCGGGCGCTCGGTAGTCGTAGCGGTGCCCGGCGCCGTCGGCGAGCCGGCGATAGTGCTGCGGTAGCCGGCGCAGCGCGAGGTCGGTGGCACCGACGTAGACCGCGGGGGCGTCGGCGGCGTCGCCGATCGTGAGGCCGAGCCGGTGGACCGGCAGCGCGTTGGTGAACGCCGAGGCTTCCAGGTCGATGTCGAGACAGCCGTCGAACTCCGGCGCGGGCACACCGTCGACCTGCCAGCGGCCCAGGCCGTCGGACTGCACGGTGACCGAGCGCCGCGTGTCCGCGTATCGGCCGGTGACCTGCGCCGATCGCGTGTGCCAGCTGCCGTCCAGGCGTAGCCGGTAGTCGATCGCCCAGGCCAGTCCGTCCTCGACCGCCGTCGCGCAGCCCTCGACCAGGATTCCGCGTTCGTCGTCGCGGAAATAGGTCACTTCGAACCCGGTGCGCGCCTGCTGATGCCGCCAGGCGGCCGAGGGTGGCAAAGGGGTGAACACCATAAAGGCATTCCCGGAATTCTCGTGCTCAATCGCTAACCGGCGCGCTGGTCGAGGACCATCAATTTCGCTTCGACCAGGGTGTGCCGGGCCCGTCGCCGTACCCGGCACAGATCGACGCTGCATTCGAGGTGAATCTGCATGGCCCGATGCGCCTGTTCGGGTGTCAGGTTTCCGGGGTCGGTGTAGCAGTCCGTGGTCGCCGAAATTATTGACGTGACAAACATATTCGCTCTCCCGCCGCGAAAAGGGATTCGGAGGTAGGGAGGAAATTACGCCCGGTATGTCGAATTGCCGAGGGGGTTGACTGGCAGTTCACACAAGCTTCCCCGGTCGGCCACAACCGCTCAACTTAGGCTAACCTACCCTTGGCACACTGCCGTGGACAGGTCGAGAGGGCGAGAAGGTATGACGGTGCAGGTAGCGCCGCCGCCGGGGGCGGAGTCGGGGAACCGGCTGCCCAGGGCGGCCGCGAAAGCGCAGAAACAACAGGAGGCGCAGGCGCGCAAGGAGATTCTCGCGCCGGTGTCGGGGATGCTCACGGTGGCGAGCCTGCTCGTCGCCCTCGCCTCGATCTGCACCGTGGTCCCGTTCCTGCTGATCGTGCAGGCCTGCCGGGAACTGCTGGAGTCCCCGGTCGACACCGACCGGGTGTGGTGGTTGTTCGGCGCGGCCGTCGTCGTGCTGGTGGTGCGCGCGCTGCTGCAGGCTGTCGCGCTCACCTGGTCGCACGCCGTCGACGCCGGCTACCAGCTGACCCTGCGCCGGGCACTGGCCGACAAGCTCACCCGGGTCCCGCTCGGCTGGTTCGGTGAACGCAGCTCCGGCGAGGTCAAGACGTATCTGCGCGACGACGTCGAAGCGCTGCACTACCTGGTCGCGCACGCCCGGCTGGAGTTCGTCGGCGCGCTGGTGGTGCCGCTGGTCACCCTCGGTTACCTGTTCACCGTGGACTGGCGGCTCACCCTGGTGCTGCTGATCCCGCTGATCGCCTACTTCTTCCTGTTCGGCAAGATCATGGACCGCGACGGCCGCGACCGGCTCGCGGTCTACACCCGCTGGGAGCGGCGCACCGCCGAGGCCACCATCGAATTCGTCGACGGCATCCAGGTGGTGCGCGCGTTCGGTCAGGCGGGCAAGGCGCACACCGAGTTCCAGGCGGCGGTCGACGGCCAGGTGCAGGCGGCGCACCGGATGAAGATGCCGATCATCCGCGTGCAGTCGGCCTCCGACATCGTGGTGATGCCGGTCTTCGTCATGCTGATCGTGATCGTCGGCGGGCTCGGCTTCGTCGGCCTCGGCTGGGTGGACCCCCTCGACCTGCTGCCGTTCCTGCTGGTCGGGCTGGGTATCGGCAGTTCGCTGCTCGGCCTCGGCTACGGTTCGCAGGCCCTGCGCGCCGGTGCGGCCGCGGCGCAGCGCCTGCACGAGCTGCAGCGGACGCCGGAGCTGGAGATCGTCGCGTCGACCACGGCGGCGGGCGGTCCGGACGGTGTCGTCCGCTTCGAGGGTGTCGAATTCGCCTACCGCAGTGGTCACGACGTGCTGCGCGGCATCGACCTCGAGCTGACGCCGGGCACCATCACCGCGCTGGTCGGCCCGAGCGGCTCGGGCAAATCGACGCTGGCCAAGCTGCTGCCCCGGTTCTACGACGTGGGCGCGGGCCGGATCACCATCGACGGCCGCGACATCCGCGAATTCAGCAGCGAAGAGCTGTACCGCACCGTCGGATTCGTGTTCCAGGACGTGCGCCTGATCCGCGGCTCGATCCGGGAGAACCTGCTGATCGCGCGCCCCGACGCCGACGACGCCGCCATCGAGCGGGCCAGCCGGGCCGCCCAGATCCACGACCGGATCACGGCGCTGCCGCGCGGCTACGACTCCGAGATCGGCGTCGACGCCACCCTGTCCGGCGGTGAGGCGCAACGGCTCTCGATCGCCCGCGCCCTGCTGGCCGACACCCCGGTGCTGGTGCTCGACGAGGCCACCGCCTTCGCCGACCCCGAATCCGAGGCCGCGGTCCAGGACGCGCTGGCCGCGCTGGTCGCCAACCGCACGGTGCTGGTGATCGCGCATCGCCTGCACACCATCACCGGCGTCGACCGGATCCTGGTGCTGGAGAACGGCACCCTCGTCGAACAGGGCACACACGCCGAACTGCACGCCGCGGGCGGGTTGTATCAGCGGCTCTGGGAGATCAACGAGGCCGCGCTCGGCACGCTCGCGCTGGTGGAGGAAACACGATGATCCGCAAGGTTTTCCGGCTCGTCCCCGACGAGTTCGCCCCGCTCATCCCGCGCCTGCTCGCGGCCATCGTGATCCAGGCGCTGTGCCAGGCCGTCGCGTATCTGCTGCTGGTGCCGGTGCTGGAGGCGCTGTTCGGCGACGATCTGGACCAGGCCTGGCTGTGGGCCCTCGGCATGGCCGCCGCCGTGGCGGGCGTGATCGTCTTCGGCTATCTGCAGGCCGTGATCGGGCTGCGGATCGGGCTCGGGATGCAGCGCGGGCTGCAGACCCGCCTGGGCGATCAGCTCAACGCGCTGCCGCTGGGCTGGTTCGAGGGCCGCGACGCCGGTCCGCTGTCGCGGGTGATGGTCGAGCAGGTCCGCGAGATGCAGGGCCTGATCGCCTACCTGCTCACCAAGGTGCTCACCGGCATCATCGTGCCGCTGGTCGTCGCGCTCGGCATGCTGGTCGTCGACTGGCGGATCGGCGTGGCCATGCTGCTGGCCGCGCCGGTGCTCTACCTGGTGAACAACCTGGCCAACCGGGCCTACACGGGCGCCGACGCGCGCCTGCACGCCGCGGCGGCCGAGGCCGATTCGCGGGTCGTGGAATTCGCGCAGGCGCAGCCGGTGCTGCGGGCCTTCGGCGCGGTCGGCGCGGGCAACAAGGCGCTGGACGCGGCGCTGGTCGGGCAGCGCTCGGCGGTGCGCAAGATGATGGTCGCGACGGTGCCGGGACTGATCGTCTTCGCGCTCTTCGTGCAGGCGGTGTTCCTGGTGCTGGCCTACATCGCGGTGGTGCAGGTGACCGACGGCTCGATCTCGGCCGCCGCGGCGATCGCGCTGATCGCGGTGAGCTCGCGCTTCATCGAACCGGTCAACCAGGCCGCGCAGCTGGGCGCCGCGCTGCGCTCGGCCGCGGCCGCCGCCGACCGGATCACCGATCTGCTGGCCGAGCCCACCCTGCCGGCGCCCACCGAGCCGGTGACCCCCGGCGCGCCCGCGGTCGTCTTCGACGACGTGAGCTTCGGCTACCGCCCCGGCGAGCCGGTGTTGTCGAACCTGTCGTTCACCGTGCCCGCGGGCACGACCACCGCGATCGTCGGACCCAGCGGTGCGGGCAAGACCACGCTGCTGCGCCTGGCCGCCCGCTTCTACGACGTGGAGTCCGGCGCGGTGTCGGTCGGCGAACACGATGTGCGCGAACAGCCGTCGGAGACCCTGCTCGATCAGCTGTCGCTGGTCTTCCAGAACGTCTACCTGTTCAACCGTTCGGTGGCCGACAACATCCGCATCGGCAAGCCCGGCGCCACCGACGCCGAGCTCGACCGCGCGGCGGTCGCGGCCAGGGTCGACGAGATCGTCGAGCGCCTGCCCGACGGCATCGACACCATGGTCGGCGAGGGCGGCACCTCGTTGTCCGGCGGTGAGCGCCAGCGGGTTTCGATCGCCCGCGCCCTGCTCAAGGACGCGCCGATCGTGCTGCTCGACGAGGCGACCAGCGCGCTCGACCCGCACAGCGAGGCCGTGGTGGTGCGCGGCATCCACGAATTGACCAGGGACAAGACGGTTCTCGTCGTCGCGCACCGGCTCTCGACCATCGCGCACGCCGACCAGATCCTGTTCCTGGACAACGGGCGGATCGCCGAACGCGGCACCCACGCGGAACTGCTGGCGCTGGACGGGCGCTACGCCGCCTTCTGGAACGAGCGCGAACGCGCCACCGGCTGGCGACTGGAGTCCGTCTCCGCCTGATCCGGACCGAAAAGGGGCCGTCGCGCGTGCGACGGCCCCTTTTCGTGTGTTCAGAAGCCGCGCAGGCGATCCGGTGTGATGTGGATCGGGGTCGAGTACGTCTGGAAGAACTCGTCCTCGGTCATCTTGATGTCGACGAAGCCCTGCGTGTATTTGCGCACGTAGTCGGCCACCGTCTCCGCGCTCACCGGCTCGCCGACCCGCGCGGTCCCGGTGAACACGGCGACCTCGCCGCCGGTGTCGGTGCTGTTGAAGTTCAGCGCCACCCGGGGATTGCGGGCGAGGTGGGCCAGCCGCTTCGCCGCGGGCATGGTGTAGATCAGGAACGTCGAGTCCTGCCACAGGAACCACACCGGGTTGGGTTGCGGGGTGCCGTCGGCGCCGAGGGTGGTGAGCCAGATGACGTGCTCGTCGGCCAGGCGGCGGGCCACCTGGGCGCCGAAGGGAGTGCTCTCGTCGGGAACGGTCACGGTGTGCTCCTCGCGGGGTCGGGTGCCGGACGGCGTCCTGGTCTCCACCTTGGCCGAACTCGGCCGCGACCGCTACCGGCCCGCCACCGGTCCGCCCTCGACGCCGGGGTGCGCGGCCGCCGCTGCCGCGATCGCGGCGTGCTCGCCGCGTAGGAACGGCACCAGGATGTCGTTGGCGGTGCGCTGGGTGTCCACCGCGTCGCGCGATCCGGCGAACAGATTGCGGGCCACGACACGGACCGGTGCGGCGAGGAATTGGTGCACGTCGGCGAAGCCGTAGTGGTCGGCGTCGGTGATCTCGTAGCGGAAGCCGGGGGCCCGCAACCGGTGCAGGACGGCGTTGTTGCCGTCGGTGTAGCGCGCGGAGTGGCCGGTCACGTCGTGGTCGCTCTCCAGCAGCAGTACCGGGCGGTCCAGCGAGCGTTCGGTCAGGTCGCCGTAGAGCGTGCCGTCGATATTGGCGGCGGCGGTCAGGCGCGGATCGGTGGACAGCGCCGACAGCGCGGCGGCGCCGCCGAGGGAGTGGCCGATCGCGGTGACCTGGGCGAGGTCGACGCGGCCCGCCAGCGGGCCGAGCGTGTCCGGTCGGCCCAGCTGGTCCAGCACGAAACGCAGGTCGGCCGTGCGGGTGTCGAGGCGTTCGGTCATGTACCGGAGCTGGTCGGGATCGTCGGCGGCGATGTTCTCGACCGTGGTGGCGACGGTGCCGTCGGCCAGTTCGGTGACGCCCGATTCGTAGGGATGGTCGACGGCGAGGACGACGAAACCGCGACTGGCCAGGTCGGTGGCGAGTCCGGTGTAGAAGGCGCGCGGCGCGCCGTAGCCGGGGGAGAACAGCACCACCGGCCAGCGTTCCCGCTCCGGCGCGACATCGACGTCGGCCGCCGCGTTGGTGTCGATGTGGCTGTAGTTCGACAGGACGAAGCCGGGAATCATCGACACCCGATCGGGCAGCCTGCCGTCGCCGTCGAGGTAGACGTACTGCCTGCCGGAGACCTGCTCGGCCGGATACCAGGCCTGCGCGACGACATTGCGCCGGTCATCGGCCGCGGTCACCGGCTCGGGCCGCGACTCGTCGACCCAGCGGAAGATCTCCGAGCCGACCGCGTAGGGCCCGGTGGGTTCGGGCAGCTCGGGCACCGGCGGCAGCGCCCACGGCAGCAGCGACAGCGCGGCGAGAACCCCGATCCCGGAGCGGAACAGCACGCGCTTGCCCGCACCCGCGGTCATCACGAACGCGAACATCACCGCGATCAGCAGGTAGGCGGGCAGCCAGTGCCAGTAGTAGTCCTCGACGATCGCCAGCAGCAGGGCGTAGATGACGAGGACCGGCAGGGCGAAGGGTGCGGCCCGCCTGCCGATCCGGGGCGCGGCGACCAAGGTGATCGCCAGCGCCACGGTGGCCACCAGCAGGACGGCGTCGAGGACGGACACGCGCGCTCGTTTCGCTCGGGGTCGGTGCGCGGATCACCGACCGGCTCGATCAGCTTGCCGCGGTGGCGGCTACGCGCGCATCGGCACCGAGGCCGATCCGTGGTCACCCCGGAGGATGACCGCGGGTCTCACTTCCAGTAGGCCTGCGACTTGATCGCGGTCTTGGGCAGCGCGTGCTGACCCTTGAGCGTCTTCACGATCGAGCGGGTGGTCTGGCCGCAGCACGCGACCCACGCGAAGGCGTCGCCCGCGCAGCTCATCTCCTGCGCGGCCTCGCGCATCAGCCTGCCGTCGTCGACCCGCTGCAGCCAGGTGAGCTGGTGGTGCGGCTTGTTGCGCACCGGGATGGTCTGGTCGGACTCGTACTGCCACTCCAGCCAGACCCGCGCCGGGGTGTCACCGATGGCGTCGAGCAGCGAGTTGATGGCGGGCAGCGAGGCGGTGTCACCGAAGACGACGTACTCGCCGGGGGTCTGCTCGGGGAGCTGGAAGTCCGAGCCGAGGACCGTCGCCTCGAGCGGGTCGCCTGCCTTGGCGCGGGCGGCCCAGTTGGCGGCCGGGCCGTTGTGCAGCGCGAAGTCGATGTAGGCGGTGCCGGTCTCGGGGTCGGGGTCGACGAGGGTGTAGCCGCGGTGGTGCAGCTTGTCGCTCTCGGCGTCGGGGATCCACAGGCGGATCCACTGGGTGGGGTGCACGGGGTGGTCGGCGAGCAGGCCGCCCAGGTCGACGCCGATCCGGATGAACTTGTCGGTGATCTGCTCGGAGGACGTCACCGTCAGCTTGTAGTCGGCGCCACCCCAGGCCTTGGTGATGAGGCCGTTCAATCCCTTACCCATGCCGTTAGGTTAGCCTAAGGTCACTTGTTTGTCTGCATAGGCGTTCGGGGGGCGCGTTGGTCAGATAAGGTAAGCCTATGCAAATATGGGGTTCGTGTCCGGGGATTCGCCCTGTGGACGATCCCGGCGCGATATGCGTGAGAGAGCGGAGAACGAACCGGTGGAAACCCTCCTGGTAGTCGGCGCGGGGCCGAAAGCCCTTGCGGTGGCAGCGAAATCGCACGTCCTGCGCACTCTCGGCCTGCCCGCGCCGCGCGTGGTCGTCGTGGAGTCGCACGCGGTCGGCGGCAACTGGCTGCCCAGCGGCGGCTGGACCGACGGACAGCACCGCCTCGGCACCAGCCCCGAGAAGGACATCGGCTTCCCGTACCGCTCCACCTGGGCGCGCGGCCACAACCGCGAGATCGACCAGGCGATGTCGGCCTTCAGCTGGACCGCGTTCCTCATCGAACACGGCACCTACTCCGAATGGATCGACCGCGGCAGGCCGAGCCCGCAGCACCACGTGTGGGCCAAATACCTGCAGTGGGTGGCCAAGTCGATCGATCTCGACCTGGTTCTCGGCCGGGTCACGAGCATCGGCCACGGTGGCACCGGTGAGCAGTGGCAGGTCGAGGTCGTCGACGCCGACGGCAACCGCTCCGAGCTCACCGCCGACGGACTGATGATCACCGGCCCCGGCCGCAGCAGCCGCGCGCTGGCCGAGGACCCGCGCGTGCTCAGCATCGCCGAGTTCTGGGATCTGGCAGGCAAGCGCAGCCTGCCCGCCGCCTCCCGCGCCGCGGTGATCGGCGGCGGCGAGACCGCGGGTTCGGCGCTGGACGAGCTGGTCCGGCACGAGATGCTGACCATCTCGGTGATCTCGCCGATGGCCACCCTCTACACCCGCGGCGAGAGCTTCTTCGAGAACTCGCTGTTCAGTGATCCGGTGAAGTGGAACGCGCTCAGCATCCAGGAGCGCCGCGACGTGATCCGCCGCACCGACCGCGGGGTGTTCTCGGTGCGCGTGCAGGAGAGCCTGCTCGGCGACAACCGGGTCCACCACCTGCAGGGCCGGGTCACCAAGATTGCGGCGCAGGGCGAGGCGCTGGCGCTGACCCTCAGCAACGAGCTGCGTGCCGACCAGGTGCACAACTTCGATCTGGTCGTCGACGCCACCGGCGGACAGCCGCTGTGGTTCGTCGACCTGTTCGACCAGCAGACCGCCGACCTGCTCGAACTCGCGGTGGGCGGCCCGCTCACCCAGCAGCGGATCGAGTCCTCGATCGGCTACGACCTGGCCGTCACCG
It encodes the following:
- a CDS encoding SidA/IucD/PvdA family monooxygenase, with amino-acid sequence METLLVVGAGPKALAVAAKSHVLRTLGLPAPRVVVVESHAVGGNWLPSGGWTDGQHRLGTSPEKDIGFPYRSTWARGHNREIDQAMSAFSWTAFLIEHGTYSEWIDRGRPSPQHHVWAKYLQWVAKSIDLDLVLGRVTSIGHGGTGEQWQVEVVDADGNRSELTADGLMITGPGRSSRALAEDPRVLSIAEFWDLAGKRSLPAASRAAVIGGGETAGSALDELVRHEMLTISVISPMATLYTRGESFFENSLFSDPVKWNALSIQERRDVIRRTDRGVFSVRVQESLLGDNRVHHLQGRVTKIAAQGEALALTLSNELRADQVHNFDLVVDATGGQPLWFVDLFDQQTADLLELAVGGPLTQQRIESSIGYDLAVTGLAGKLYLPNMAAMAQGPGFPNLSCLGELSDRVLRTEPARARAGAALAAR